The Streptococcus sp. S5 genome contains a region encoding:
- a CDS encoding LTA synthase family protein — protein MKRKRKLDFRDFLFKIYNKITRTQKYCIALFLLFFISNTFLTQNLISKEIKSTGSVLFLVNQFGIWFGIAFLILVLLISQYTLKWIFFLKILVSYVIYLILSYSIDVSLNINNPSYKIDHFQKNNFWQFNSLVFILSLLVISYVLGQIRKSYDNKANRKKLEPIGKLFEYVLHSSIVCSFIFTDSKILSFLNRTSWYVSGNFEKLGAGKYSLSQFWILEFYLLLLSIFLTLVGLLFVKGQVDVVKNRSSFSLAVFTSISLAILFNTGIQLGLGHGEPLVGYSIFPGGVIFQILCLSYLFIFLYILLNRYLFTTILILFGGVLFIVANALKFSMRAEPILPSDLVWVFQPSVLFSFVDASVLMTVSISLLIFTFIYIIGRRYIYPGRIIRATILRFILLGLILLLSINVYSIFKRKDNGKIIDDVPIITLLNNFQDTKWLGNSINARYRSLSYVWLNQITTDPIIEPKGYSKEKIKEIEKKYDQVALEINKNRNELIDNQTIVYVLSESFADPSRIEGVSLSRNPISKIQEIKAKVTSGLMQSDGYGGGTANMEFQTLTGLPFYNINPTVSVLYSEVAPKMKKLISVSDSFNNKEVIHFESPINYSRNVIYNRLKFNKFISIDDKKNYDLGYQEVHISDESTYKAVLKEMDAKKNQFFSVITIQNHSPFIAGEPSDLTATGRGFSDDENTKLTNYSRLLTFTDTATQSFLESLSKIDKKITVVFYGDHLPGLYPESAFKNNPESQYQTDYFIWSNFDAPKLNYPLVNSSDFSAMVFEQTNSKVSPYYALLTEVLKKASVDKKALEGEAQEIAEDLKMVEYDLISGKDYLSKDFFKVPTNKSN, from the coding sequence ATGAAGAGAAAGAGGAAATTAGATTTTAGAGATTTTCTTTTTAAAATTTATAATAAAATAACAAGAACACAAAAGTACTGTATAGCTCTCTTTCTTTTATTTTTTATAAGCAACACTTTCTTAACACAAAATTTGATTTCTAAAGAGATCAAATCAACAGGATCTGTATTATTCTTAGTTAATCAGTTTGGTATTTGGTTTGGAATAGCCTTCTTAATTCTGGTTTTACTAATTTCACAATACACTTTAAAATGGATTTTTTTCCTTAAAATTTTAGTTTCATACGTAATCTATTTAATACTATCATACTCGATTGATGTTTCGCTTAATATTAATAATCCTAGTTATAAGATTGATCATTTCCAAAAAAATAATTTTTGGCAATTTAATTCTCTAGTATTTATTTTATCATTGTTAGTGATTTCTTATGTTTTGGGTCAGATAAGAAAATCATATGATAATAAAGCGAATAGAAAAAAATTAGAACCTATTGGGAAACTGTTCGAATATGTCTTGCATTCTAGCATAGTTTGTTCGTTCATTTTTACTGATTCTAAAATTCTTTCTTTTTTGAATCGTACATCATGGTATGTATCTGGAAATTTTGAGAAATTAGGAGCAGGAAAGTACTCCTTGAGTCAATTTTGGATTTTAGAATTTTATTTGCTACTCTTAAGTATTTTCCTGACTTTAGTTGGCTTGCTTTTTGTAAAAGGACAAGTTGATGTAGTAAAAAATAGGTCTAGTTTTTCGCTAGCTGTATTTACAAGTATTAGTCTTGCAATATTATTTAATACAGGAATTCAATTGGGGCTAGGACATGGGGAACCTTTGGTTGGATACTCAATATTTCCTGGTGGTGTAATCTTTCAGATATTATGCTTATCTTATCTGTTTATTTTTCTATACATACTTCTTAATAGATATTTATTTACGACAATATTGATTTTATTTGGTGGGGTTCTGTTTATTGTTGCGAATGCTTTAAAATTTAGTATGCGTGCGGAACCAATTTTGCCAAGTGATTTGGTCTGGGTATTTCAACCTTCTGTTTTATTTAGTTTTGTAGATGCTTCGGTTTTAATGACTGTAAGTATTTCCTTACTCATTTTTACGTTTATCTATATAATAGGACGGAGATATATTTATCCAGGTAGAATTATTCGTGCAACGATCTTAAGATTTATTTTATTAGGACTTATACTCTTATTGTCCATTAATGTTTATTCTATTTTTAAAAGAAAAGATAATGGAAAAATTATTGATGACGTTCCGATTATTACTTTGTTAAATAATTTCCAAGATACAAAATGGTTAGGAAATTCTATAAACGCTAGATATCGATCGTTGTCATATGTATGGTTGAATCAAATAACAACAGATCCAATTATAGAACCGAAGGGATATAGTAAAGAAAAAATCAAAGAAATTGAGAAGAAATATGATCAAGTAGCTTTAGAAATCAATAAAAATAGAAATGAGTTAATTGATAATCAAACGATTGTTTATGTTTTAAGTGAGAGTTTTGCTGACCCATCAAGAATTGAAGGGGTAAGTTTATCTAGAAATCCTATATCAAAAATTCAAGAAATTAAGGCAAAAGTTACAAGTGGATTAATGCAATCGGATGGTTATGGTGGTGGAACTGCAAATATGGAGTTCCAAACATTGACGGGGTTACCTTTTTATAATATTAATCCTACAGTTTCTGTATTGTACTCAGAGGTTGCTCCTAAAATGAAAAAACTAATTTCAGTTAGTGATTCATTTAATAATAAAGAAGTTATTCATTTCGAATCTCCAATTAATTATTCTAGAAATGTAATTTACAATAGATTGAAATTCAATAAATTTATAAGTATTGATGATAAAAAGAATTATGATTTAGGTTATCAAGAAGTGCATATAAGTGATGAATCTACGTATAAGGCAGTATTAAAAGAGATGGATGCTAAAAAGAATCAGTTCTTTTCTGTCATTACAATTCAAAATCACTCCCCATTTATAGCAGGAGAACCTTCAGACTTAACAGCAACAGGCAGAGGTTTTTCAGATGATGAAAATACCAAGCTAACGAATTATTCACGTCTTTTAACCTTTACCGACACCGCCACCCAATCCTTCCTGGAAAGTCTTTCTAAAATCGATAAGAAGATTACAGTGGTATTTTATGGGGATCATTTGCCAGGTCTTTATCCTGAGTCCGCCTTTAAGAATAATCCGGAGAGTCAGTATCAGACAGACTACTTCATTTGGAGTAATTTTGATGCACCGAAATTGAACTATCCTTTGGTTAATTCAAGTGATTTCTCTGCTATGGTCTTTGAACAGACCAATTCAAAAGTTTCACCTTACTATGCTTTGTTGACAGAAGTGCTGAAAAAAGCAAGTGTCGATAAAAAGGCCTTAGAAGGAGAAGCGCAAGAAATTGCAGAGGATTTGAAAATGGTTGAATACGACTTGATTAGTGGGAAAGATTACCTTTCTAAAGACTTCTTTAAAGTTCCAACTAATAAATCCAATTAA
- the cmk gene encoding (d)CMP kinase, translating into MKQIQIAIDGPASSGKSTVAKIIAKDLDYTYLDTGAMYRAATYLALQNNLTAEQVDDLLALLDQYPISFGRSEEGEQLVFVADVDITHPIRDNQVTNNVSWVAALAPVREKLVALQQEIAAEGGIVMDGRDIGTVVLPHAELKIFLVASVEERAERRYKENVEKGITADLELLKKEIAERDYKDSHRAVSPLKPAADAIHFDTTGVGIADVVAFIEEKAKKLLDKE; encoded by the coding sequence ATGAAACAAATTCAAATTGCCATTGATGGACCGGCTTCCAGTGGAAAATCCACGGTTGCAAAGATCATTGCCAAGGATCTAGACTATACGTATCTAGACACAGGAGCTATGTACCGTGCGGCGACTTATCTAGCTTTGCAAAATAATCTGACAGCTGAACAGGTTGATGACCTCTTAGCCCTTTTAGATCAGTATCCAATTAGTTTCGGTCGTTCAGAAGAAGGAGAGCAGCTTGTCTTTGTAGCAGACGTGGATATTACCCACCCAATTCGCGATAACCAAGTGACCAACAATGTTTCATGGGTTGCAGCGCTTGCGCCAGTCCGTGAAAAACTTGTCGCTCTACAGCAAGAAATTGCAGCAGAGGGAGGCATCGTTATGGATGGACGCGATATTGGGACGGTCGTCCTTCCACATGCAGAGTTGAAGATCTTTTTGGTTGCTTCGGTTGAGGAGCGGGCAGAACGTCGTTATAAGGAGAATGTTGAAAAGGGCATCACAGCGGATCTTGAATTGTTGAAAAAAGAAATCGCTGAGCGGGACTATAAGGACAGTCACCGTGCCGTTTCTCCTTTGAAACCTGCAGCTGATGCCATTCATTTTGACACAACGGGTGTTGGAATTGCAGACGTTGTTGCCTTTATTGAAGAAAAAGCAAAAAAACTTCTTGACAAAGAATAA
- a CDS encoding DUF2142 domain-containing protein, whose amino-acid sequence MGVIDKTRIRNILIAIFLVLFSRVFLASLFQFTINLKIILLIIGIVIYFILFDPKDKKKLPINAFFLIIIFGSVISVVKPVQYGLDEESHLPNVISISDSPIFKYSNEKLEDYNSVFKYDALRNPSKKDKNYWFNVEHKESKIKGVRVGFDNPAFIPSAIGWNIGRLISKKVFVSYYLGRIFEVIAYAILVFIALKISKVYREAIYLFSTFPAVLYIIAGYHYDYLYFGATLISLAILTNILSGERKIDRKYAFVFQCSTLLFSFAKFPFVLIGSLFSILPNKYYQDKSVRKFSSILFGLNLFISFTYVGIIKLFASDNALSGKGPGLLYFVTHPLPLIRTLLLAPYGIIHDFVSEPLKYVSESSPFLIAISIVIFFFAMFVIVLKNKIEMPTFFKYYCLLLLAGIASLIVIAISGDPRVYHKGDITVGGVQGRYYYFILMFLPLFCGSWFRKLFGFLDMTIQNEDSNFECSLQYMLVYLNILTISIGIYTQLQG is encoded by the coding sequence ATGGGAGTTATTGATAAGACTAGAATTAGAAATATTTTAATCGCTATATTTTTAGTATTATTTTCAAGGGTGTTTTTGGCTAGTTTATTTCAGTTTACTATCAACCTCAAAATTATACTATTAATTATTGGTATTGTGATTTATTTTATTCTTTTTGATCCAAAAGATAAAAAGAAATTGCCAATTAATGCTTTTTTTCTGATAATTATTTTTGGTAGTGTAATTTCAGTAGTGAAACCAGTCCAATATGGATTAGATGAAGAGTCTCATTTACCAAACGTAATTAGTATTTCGGATAGTCCTATTTTTAAATATTCTAATGAGAAATTGGAAGATTATAATTCAGTTTTTAAATATGACGCACTAAGAAATCCTAGTAAAAAAGATAAAAATTATTGGTTCAATGTTGAGCATAAGGAAAGTAAGATTAAAGGAGTAAGAGTTGGATTTGATAATCCAGCCTTCATTCCTAGTGCAATTGGATGGAATATAGGTAGATTAATCTCTAAAAAAGTGTTTGTTTCCTATTATTTGGGAAGAATCTTCGAAGTAATAGCATATGCCATTCTAGTATTTATTGCATTAAAAATCAGCAAAGTTTATAGAGAAGCGATATATTTATTTTCTACATTCCCTGCAGTATTGTACATCATAGCAGGTTATCATTATGATTATTTATATTTTGGAGCCACTTTAATTAGTCTTGCTATATTGACAAATATTCTATCAGGTGAACGTAAAATTGATAGAAAATATGCTTTTGTATTTCAATGCTCTACATTATTATTTTCATTTGCAAAATTTCCGTTTGTATTAATTGGAAGTCTATTTTCAATATTGCCAAATAAGTATTATCAGGATAAATCAGTAAGAAAATTCAGTTCAATACTGTTTGGTTTAAATTTATTCATTTCCTTTACATACGTTGGAATCATTAAATTGTTTGCTTCAGACAATGCTTTGTCAGGCAAAGGCCCAGGACTATTATATTTTGTAACACATCCATTACCATTAATTAGAACTTTACTTTTAGCGCCATACGGTATTATTCATGATTTTGTTTCTGAACCATTGAAATATGTTTCAGAATCGTCTCCGTTTTTAATTGCAATTTCGATAGTTATTTTCTTTTTCGCTATGTTTGTCATTGTATTAAAAAATAAAATTGAAATGCCAACATTTTTTAAATATTACTGTCTTCTTTTACTTGCAGGTATTGCCTCATTAATAGTAATTGCTATATCAGGAGATCCGAGGGTATACCACAAAGGTGATATTACTGTAGGTGGTGTACAAGGTCGTTATTATTATTTTATTCTGATGTTTTTGCCACTTTTTTGTGGATCCTGGTTTAGAAAATTATTTGGTTTTTTAGATATGACTATTCAGAATGAAGATTCGAACTTCGAATGTAGCTTGCAATATATGTTAGTGTATTTAAATATTTTAACAATTAGTATCGGAATTTATACTCAATTGCAGGGATAA
- the rplT gene encoding 50S ribosomal protein L20 — translation MARVKGGVVSRKRRKRILKLAKGYYGAKHILFRTAKEQVMNSYYYAYRDRRQKKRDFRKLWITRINAAARLNGLSYSQLMHGLKLAEIEVNRKMLADLAVNDAAAFTALADAAKAKLGK, via the coding sequence ATGGCACGTGTTAAAGGTGGCGTTGTATCACGCAAACGTCGTAAACGTATTCTTAAATTAGCTAAAGGTTACTATGGAGCTAAACATATCTTGTTCCGTACTGCAAAAGAACAAGTAATGAACTCTTACTACTATGCATACCGTGACCGTCGTCAAAAGAAACGTGACTTCCGTAAATTGTGGATCACACGTATCAATGCGGCAGCTCGTTTGAACGGACTTTCATACTCACAATTGATGCATGGTTTGAAATTGGCTGAGATCGAAGTAAACCGTAAAATGCTTGCTGACTTAGCTGTTAACGATGCAGCAGCTTTCACAGCTCTTGCAGATGCAGCTAAAGCAAAACTTGGTAAATAA
- a CDS encoding EbsA family protein has product MIKIFGKVHYHWQPDLSILVTYWSIAVIPVFIGLALMYESSSVPTLVLFSFFLFMVLLAIGVHRYFTIYEDGILRIITANPFTPIKVKIDSIEKVEVNKKSIKLIFNDGSRSRTFCMRKWPKKYFINALALNPYFKGEVILTDNFIHVDYYEMYYANK; this is encoded by the coding sequence ATGATTAAGATATTTGGAAAGGTCCATTATCATTGGCAACCGGACTTATCTATTCTTGTGACTTATTGGTCCATTGCAGTGATTCCGGTCTTTATTGGACTGGCCTTGATGTATGAGAGCTCTAGTGTGCCAACGCTAGTTTTGTTTTCGTTCTTTTTATTTATGGTCTTGCTCGCGATTGGGGTCCATCGTTACTTCACGATCTATGAGGATGGGATCTTGCGGATTATTACAGCTAATCCTTTTACTCCAATCAAGGTGAAGATTGACTCGATTGAAAAGGTCGAAGTAAATAAGAAATCGATCAAGCTCATTTTTAATGATGGTTCGCGCAGTCGGACATTCTGTATGCGTAAATGGCCGAAGAAATATTTTATCAATGCACTTGCCTTAAATCCTTATTTTAAGGGAGAAGTAATCCTGACGGACAATTTCATCCATGTGGATTACTACGAGATGTATTATGCAAACAAATAA
- a CDS encoding ferredoxin — MKVTLIPDRCIACGLCQTYSELFDYHDNGIVKFASEEDDLLEKEVSVTNDVLEAIKECPTHALLKD, encoded by the coding sequence ATGAAAGTTACGTTAATTCCAGATCGTTGCATCGCTTGCGGTCTCTGTCAGACCTATTCTGAATTATTTGATTACCATGACAATGGCATCGTTAAATTTGCTTCTGAAGAGGACGACCTCCTTGAAAAGGAAGTTTCTGTCACAAACGATGTTCTCGAGGCTATCAAAGAATGCCCCACTCATGCTCTCTTAAAAGATTAA
- the rpmI gene encoding 50S ribosomal protein L35 encodes MPKQKTHRASAKRFKRTGSGGLKRFRAYTSHRFHGKTKKQRRHLRKASMVHSGDFKRIKAMLTRLK; translated from the coding sequence ATGCCAAAACAAAAAACACACCGCGCATCAGCTAAACGTTTCAAACGTACAGGTTCTGGTGGACTTAAACGTTTCCGTGCTTACACTTCTCACCGTTTCCACGGAAAAACTAAGAAACAACGTCGTCATCTTCGTAAAGCATCTATGGTGCATTCAGGAGATTTCAAACGTATCAAAGCAATGCTTACTCGCTTGAAATAA
- the infC gene encoding translation initiation factor IF-3: MKTIAKQDLFINDEIRVREVRLIGLEGEQLGIKPLSEAQALADDANVDLVLIQPQAKPPVAKIMDYGKFKFEYQKKQKEQRKKQSVVTVKEVRLSPVIDKGDFDTKLRNARKFLEKGNKVKVSIRFKGRMITHKEIGAKVLADFAEATQDVAIIEQRAKMDGRQMFMQLAPATDKK; encoded by the coding sequence GTGAAAACCATAGCAAAGCAAGACTTATTCATCAATGATGAAATTCGTGTACGTGAAGTTCGCTTAATCGGTCTTGAAGGTGAGCAATTGGGTATCAAACCACTTAGCGAAGCGCAAGCACTTGCGGACGACGCTAATGTTGACTTGGTTCTCATTCAACCGCAAGCTAAACCTCCTGTTGCGAAAATTATGGACTACGGTAAGTTCAAATTTGAGTACCAGAAGAAGCAAAAAGAACAACGCAAAAAACAAAGCGTTGTGACCGTTAAAGAAGTTCGTTTGAGCCCAGTGATTGACAAGGGTGATTTCGATACAAAACTTCGCAATGCTCGCAAATTCCTTGAAAAAGGAAATAAAGTGAAGGTATCCATTCGCTTTAAGGGTCGTATGATTACCCACAAAGAGATTGGTGCTAAAGTTTTAGCCGACTTCGCTGAAGCGACACAAGATGTGGCGATCATCGAACAACGAGCTAAGATGGATGGACGTCAAATGTTCATGCAATTGGCGCCAGCAACTGACAAGAAATAA
- a CDS encoding SAG1386/EF1546 family surface-associated protein: MAKEPWEEDIYDDGEETLKRTSKLNGIKADRLLTILAIIFFVVVVAMVCLLIFLSTGGSNKSKQMSGFYNGETKIEQKSSAPAAQTDQAAKDDSSKDENSEEGTITVQAGEGEAAIAARAGISIAQLEQLNPSHMSTGSWYANPGDVVKIQ; the protein is encoded by the coding sequence ATGGCAAAAGAACCATGGGAAGAAGATATTTACGATGATGGAGAAGAAACATTGAAAAGAACGAGTAAGTTAAACGGAATCAAGGCAGATCGTCTGTTGACGATTTTAGCCATTATTTTCTTTGTAGTAGTAGTGGCGATGGTCTGCTTGTTGATCTTCCTTTCAACAGGTGGCAGCAATAAATCAAAACAAATGTCTGGTTTCTACAATGGAGAGACAAAGATTGAACAGAAATCATCAGCCCCTGCAGCACAAACTGACCAAGCGGCTAAAGACGATAGTTCAAAAGATGAGAACTCTGAAGAAGGTACGATCACTGTTCAAGCAGGTGAAGGGGAAGCAGCGATTGCTGCGCGTGCTGGTATTTCCATTGCCCAATTGGAACAGTTAAATCCATCTCACATGTCTACAGGATCTTGGTATGCCAATCCTGGTGATGTCGTTAAGATTCAGTAG